The genomic region CTGGCCTGAAAGATAGCCGGCGAAACTTACATCCGCGCCGAGCTCGGCCGCGAGTTTTCGAAGCGCTGCCTCCTCCGGTCCGGTACCGGCGATGATCAGCCGCTGTTTCGAAAGGGCGACGGCTCGGATCAGCGTCGCAAGCCCCTTTTCCGGAGCAAGCCGGCCGGCAAAGACGAAATAGTCCCCCTCCTGCCAATCGTCGCGATATTCCTCGACATCGACGAAGTTCGGAATGTGGACCATCTTCTCGCGCGGCCAGTTCCATTCAGCCAGCTTTTCCAAGTAGAACCGGCTCGGCACCACGAGCCGGTCCACCTTTTTGCGGTAGAGCCCGAGCAGGCGATGCAGCATGGTCTCGGCCAGGACGACGGCGCTGAGCGACACGGAGTCTTTGACGCAACGATGGCGCAGGACGTTGTAGATTCGCCCGCCGCTGCAATCCTCGCAGACTCTTCCGTCGCGGAGCATCTTGTAGGACGGACAGGCGAGCTTGAGATCGTGAACGGTCATCACCACCGGAATGCCGGCGGATTTGAGCGTCGAGAAGATTGCCGGCGAGAGATGGTGGTAGACATTATGGGCGTGGGCGACCGACGGCCGCACCCGCTCGATGAGCCGGCTGATGTTGCGTTGTGCCTCGAGGGAATAAATGACGCTTGCAGCTTGAGAGACTTTTCGCAACAGGCCCGCCTGCCGGCCGTACTCGATTTCCGATACGAAATAGTCCGACCACGGCGAAACTTCGTTGCGATCGTGCTGCATGGCGAACGGCACGACATCCCAGCCGATCTCACCGAACATGCTCATGTGGTCGAAAAAGACCGTCTCCGCACCACCGCGGCGATAGAAGTAATTGTTGATCGCCAGCAACTTTTTCCCGGCATTCCCGAAGCTCGCCATCTGTGCATCTCACCAGTTGAGCCGGCCGAGTGCTTGATCGACCGGAAGCACCTGGCATCCCTTGCCGACCGCATGGCGGACCAGATGATCGAAGGTTTCCGGCGTGCAGCCATAGGGCGTCGGCGACGGTGCAATGTCATGCGTGAAGAAGACGAGCCAGCCCGGGCGCTCGACGACGTCGTCTATCCAGCGCGTCAGCGCGCGTGCATGCTGCTCCGGCTGGCGGATCTCGACGGCCTTGAGCATCAGTGGATCCACCAGTCCGCGATTGATGGCCTCGCCGGCCGCCCGGCAGGTGCGATAGCGCTTGCGAAGCTCCGGACGCGCCGGAGGCCAGGCTGCATTGTACGGAAAGGCGAAATTTGCCGGGGCGGTCGCAACGCCGACGCCTTCGAGATAGGCCGCATTGCGGTCGAGGTCCCGGCCAAGGGCGGACATGTCACGCATCCTGCGATGCGAGAAGGTGTGACAGCCGATTTCGTGCCCTCGGGCGAGCAGCTCACCACAGCCGGCCGGCGAGATCAGCGTTCGGTCTGGTTCCACCTGCCCGGCAAGCCCGCCGGCAATGTAGAATGTGCCACGCGCGCCGTGTCGCTCCAGAATGGTTGCCCCGTGGTCGAGCGCACTGTCGGGAACATCGTCGAAGGTGAAGGAGACGAGCGGCGCATCCGTTTCCAGCCTGCGCCGTTGCCGGGCAAAACGCCAGATCAGCCGGTTTGCCAAGCGATCGACCAGCCCATCGATCTTCCGTGCGATCTCAGGCATGCGCCACCGTGCTCCTTTTCACCGGTTGCCGATCGACCGTCAACACCGCCGAGGACTGGAGATGCAAACCATAGAGCGCGAACATGAACGTGAACCAGATGAGGTTTCCGCCTTCGAAGAACAGCGTCTCGAGGCCGGCATGGAAGATTGTGTAAAGCCAGATGCGAATGAACAGCCGCGTGAGATGTGAGTGCTCGCGATCCCGAGCGATCCGCGAAATGTCGCGAAGCGGCAACAGAATGACCCAGATCAAGGTCAGGACCAGTCCGGGAAATCCGGTCATCAACGCGACGTCCAGGTAGGAATTGTGCCCGTTGGCTGCCGCAACGGCCCACGTTTCCACCGACCCTCCGCTGTAGACCAGTTCTTCCGTCTGCCAGAACGCCCTGAAGCCATAGCCAAGCAACGGGTGCTCCGCCAGCGCCGAGAAGGCGAAACGCCAGATGTCGGCCCGGTTCGTGAAAGTCGCGTCGATGCCAAGCCGGCTAATGAACTCGCCAAGCGGAATGAAGACGGCCGAGCCCACGGCGAAGAGATTGAAGAGCCCGACCCCGCCGACGGCGATCGGAATGCGCAGGAAACGCGCATGCTCGAAAAGCCACGCGAGGATCAATATCCCGGGAAGCATCGCCGTCGAGGTCTTTCCACCGGTGTGGACGAGAAAGACGCAGCACAGCGCAATGATCGCGATACCGGCGAGGCGCGACCAGGTATTCATTACGAAGAAACCAAAGAAGGCGCCAATCACCATCGCCGCGGCGGCGCTGTTCTTGTGCGGAAAATGGCCCCGCCACAAGCCGGCATTCATCGGTTCACGCAGTTCCTCAGCCTGGTGGATGGCAAGGGACGGCTTGAAAAAAATGCCGTAATAGGCAACCGCCAGCATGATGAGGGTGCCTATCCCGAGCATCTTGGCGAAATGCCGTTCCGAAGCCGGCATCAACAGGTAGATGCTGGCATTTACCGCCATCATCACGCTGAGAACGACGCCCTTGATGCCGAGGATCGGATGCGCGGAAATGACCGAGACGAGAAGAAACCAGGTGAACAGGACGGCCAACAGGAGGCGCGGCTGCAAGATCGTATTGCGCATCGGATGAAGCACGCCAAAGCCAAGCGTGCCGGCGAAGAGAGCCAGGGATATGATCTGATTCAGCCGACTGGAATTGCCGGCCGAGGGGTCGAGGATCGCCTCACCCGTCAGGTCGACAAAGGGGTCGATGGAGATCCACAGGAACAGGAACATCGCCATGAACAGAAAGGTTCCGGCGGGCGCCACAAGGGTCGCCGTGGACCGGTCCTCGCTGTAGGTGGCACTGCTCATGCCTGCGGCTCCCTTATCCGGCCGTCGGCCGCGGGCCGCGAACATACTTCCACAGGCCAAGGGTCAGGGCGGCTGCCACACCGATGAAGAGCCCCGCTACGCCGCCGGCAATCAACAGGATGAACGTCCGGGGCGGCCAGGTTCGGGAGTTTGGGGGCATCGCGCGCGAGATGACGCGGACATTGGTCGCGTCGATCTGCTGGCGCTCGGTGATCTGTTGGGCGCGAGTGAGGTGCGTTTCATAGATCGCCGCCTTTGCCCGTGCGTCGCGTTCCAGGTCGCGCAGTTGGACCTGGGCCTCGTTGTCGGTGAAGACATTCGATTTCTCGGCGCGTGCCTTGTCGCGCAGCGCATCGAGGGCGGATTGCTCCCTGTCGAAATCGGCCTTCGCGCGCTCCAGGATGCGCCGGGCCTCCTCGTGCATGGCGGCTTCCAGCGTCGTCCGTTCGGAGCGCGCGGAGACGAGGCGCGGGTGCCTTTCGCCGTAGATCAGCTGCATCGAACCGATCTGCTGCTGGAGCGCATTATACTGCTGCCGCAGGCTTGTCATGTTGGCGGATTCGAAAACCGAAGCGCTCGCCGTCTGCTTCTTGGCGATCGCTGCGCTCATCTGCTTGTAACGCGTCTCAGCCTGGATGAAGCCCTGCTGCGCAGCCAGGACCTGAGTATTAAGCTCGCCGGAAAGCTGGTTGCTGACGAGCTCGCCGTTGGTCGACTGCAATCCATTCGCTCGGCGGAAATCCTCGACCTTCTTCTCGGCCTCGGTCACGTTGCGGCGCAGTTCGTCCAAACGGGCGTTCAGGTTCTGGGCGACACGGCCGGCGCTTTCCGCAGCCGACTGAAAAAGCTCCGTTTCAAAGGCATCGACAATCGCATCCGACAGGACGACGGCCTTCTCCGGTTCTTCGCTCCAGACCTTCATGACGACGACGAAGGAACGCTCCTCCCGCCGCGCCTCGACCCGCTCCGTCAAAGCGCGCAGCGCCGCCAGGTGCTTGTCGGCGGCCTCCTCCTGATCCGACAGTAGGAGGTTCTTCAGAAAATCGAGCGGGGACGGTTTGACGAACTCAACATCATTCGTCAGCTGCAGTTTGTCGATGACGCGCGCCAAAACGTTGCGCGACGTGAGAATCCTGAGCTTGCTTTCGACCTCCAGCAGTTGCGCGTCGCGCTGCGGGTTGCTGGTGAAGACGTCATCGCTGACGACGTTGAGATTGGACGGATCGACGACGATGTCGGTATAGACGGTATATCGCGGCGACGCCATCAGGGCATAGGCAAGGGCAGCGGCAATGCAAAGGATCACGGCTATCGCGATCCAGCGCATCCCGTCACGCAGCCACAGGATCACGTCATCGATGCCGATCTCGCCGATAAGCTGAAGACGGGGGAGCCATTCGCCAACGGTCGGCTGCACCGGTTGGCGCTCCGCCGGAGGCGCCGGAAAATTCACCGCCCGGAACGAAGTCCTGCGGTCTTCAGGAACGATCGCCTCTTCCTCCTCGGGAGTGGGCACGAGGTCGAGCAGCGAGCCTTCGCCGGAGCGAAGCCGCCGATAGCGTGTCTGCAGGCCTAATCCTTGTTCCTCGGGCTCGCTCTGCCGATACATCCGTCTTTTCCCCACGCATGCCCTTGAAGCCAGCAAAGAGCGTCCTGCGTACCCCGCATCGATTGTTAAGAATTACGCTGGCAGGGTGAATATTCCGTTAAGTACAGCTTGCAGTCGGTAACCTTCCGCCGCCCGTCGCGATCGGCTCCAAAGAGTCAGAGCTGCTTCTAGAAATCCGTAAGCAGCCTGCTCCAGCTCTCCGAGGCGAGGCCGCCGATATAGATGTCGTTGCGCAATGCCGCCTCCATGAGGTCGGCGTGACGCGTGACCATGCAGAAATACCCCCTATGACGAAAGGACAGCCATCGCCGGCGCGATATGGCATTCATCAGAAAGGGCTGTGCCATGCCGACGGCGGCGGCGTAACCTTCGCGATCGAGTGAGGCGAACATTTCGGCAGTGACGTCGAATTCGCGTCCCTCCTCGCAAAGCACGTTGAGTACGTTGGCGATCCCGTTCTCCTTGCCGAAGAAGAGGAATGTACCGACCGTCCGGCCGCGTTCACAAATCACCTTCCGGCATTGCAACGCCCCGAGGCTTCGGTTCAAGGAGGCGACGGCTGCGAGCCAATCGAATTCGGGCCTTGACCAGGTGGGACGAACCGAAAAGCGCTTGAGCATCGGTCCCGCGCACTGGCGGAACTCCTCAAGGCTTGCCGGCCTCGTCTCGAATCCCAGCACCGAACTGGGCTTCGTCGACGGCGCTCGCCAACGCAGCGCGTGATCCGCCAAAGCAAGCGCGCCGATGACGGCACGCGACCTGAGCAGAGGAACTCGCCGGCTCGCAAGGAAGGCGCCCGCGACGAATGGCCGAAACGCGCGTCGCCATTCGAGACTCTGGATAGGCAGAACGGCGCCACCGGCGGCAACCCAGTGATCGGCGCTCACCGGAGACGAACTGTCCGAAAAACACATCTCCTGGCGCTCAGCGCGCATCATGCGGGCAAGACGCGCGGCACCCGCCGCTCCGGCCTTGCCGTCCGCCATGAAGGCGCAGAGAAGCCGGGCGACGGTCGGGCGGCCGTGAACGAGAAACTCGATGGGAACTGCAAGGATCGCGCTATCGATGTCACCCCCGCCATTCTCGTGGACAACGCTCCCGCACTCCCGAGTGTAAAGGGGACTGCCGAAGAACACGGTCTCCAGATACCGCCTGAGATCTTCTCCGGCCTGACAGTCGGTCTTGCGGAAAATCTTGTTGAACAGCTTGCCGATGGTGGGGACGTCGGCGCGCTCCATTGCCCTTATGCCGGCCGGTCGGCGCGGGTCGGCTTCGCCGGCCGGTGCCGATTGAGCACCCCGCAAGTCAGCCTTCATGCACCATCCTTGCCGAAACTTCCGGCAGACCGGCGTGCTCCCTGTCGCGCCGAACGAAATGGAGGAACACGCTCCATGCGGCGACAACCATCGCAATCTCGATCACATAGAACGAAACGAATGTGCCGGCAGGCGGGGCATACCAGCTCGCCCACGCGGCGAGCGCCGCCCCCGCCACACTGCCAAGCCCCATCACCGTTGCGCGGGCAGCGTGGTAACCCGAGGCGCCGAGTGCTTCCACCGCCACCGACCAGATGGCGAGCGGTACGATGACCCAGCAAAGATTCCTGACAAATGCGACGAGAGAAATGTAATCCTTGCCGAACAGATAGGGCAGGATCGGCGCCAACACGAAAACCACTATGGCCGCCGCGACGCTGATGGCGGTGGCGGCGATCAGCACCTTTCGCACCAGTTCCAGCGCGTGATGCAGCCCAGCCGCGGAAATTCTTGCCGAACCTGGGTAGATAAGGCGATGCAGCGCCTCGACGGACAGATAGCTGCTCTCCAACATCCGGCGTGCAACGCTGTAGCTCGAAACGATCTCGGCCGTCGCGACGAGACTGAGGACCAGCAGGTCGGCGTTCTGGCGCACTGCGCGCAGGATGAACGGAATGCTGAAATAGAGGCCTTGCGGCACTTCGTCACGCACGATGGTATAGCGTGGCCTACCCAGCCCTCTGATGGCCCATATGCAGGCCAAAGCCACGAGGACGTGGCATACGAACTGCCAGACGGCCCAGGACGCGACTGTGGCAACGCCGAAGGCAATACAGGCGAGCGCCGCCGCGGCTGTCCGTGCGACCGCGAAAGCGACCACGACGACGTTCGCCGAAGCGAAGTCGGAATGGGCGAGAAAGATCTGCTCCACCAGCACGATGATGCGAACCAGCACGACATTGGTCACGAGCATCAGCGTGATCACCGCGAAGTTCGTCAGCGGATCGGCGGAAAGCGTGAGAAAGAATGGCAGGACGGCGGACCCGATCAGGACCAGCGCCACGCCGCTTGCCGCCGTCAGAATGATGTTGTGACCAAGCATCTGCGGATAGATGGCACGGTCGCGCGCGACCCGGCGCACGAGACATTCCATCGCGCCGAGCCCGCACAGGTGAACGGCAATATTGGCGACGGCGGTAACGGCAACGAATACGCTGAATTCTTGGACGCCGAGCCAGCGGGCCAGAATGGCGAAGGTCAGAAGCTGCGCCGCGGACCCGATGACGAGACTCCCGCCGGAGGCAATATAGGACAGGAGCATCGGCAGAAATGGCCTGTACCTG from Sinorhizobium garamanticum harbors:
- a CDS encoding glycosyltransferase family 4 protein, with product MASFGNAGKKLLAINNYFYRRGGAETVFFDHMSMFGEIGWDVVPFAMQHDRNEVSPWSDYFVSEIEYGRQAGLLRKVSQAASVIYSLEAQRNISRLIERVRPSVAHAHNVYHHLSPAIFSTLKSAGIPVVMTVHDLKLACPSYKMLRDGRVCEDCSGGRIYNVLRHRCVKDSVSLSAVVLAETMLHRLLGLYRKKVDRLVVPSRFYLEKLAEWNWPREKMVHIPNFVDVEEYRDDWQEGDYFVFAGRLAPEKGLATLIRAVALSKQRLIIAGTGPEEAALRKLAAELGADVSFAGYLSGQDLHRLIGESLALVLPSEWYENAPVSILETYALGRPVIGAAIGGIPEMVKEGETGLLAASGDVEDLARALNAMAALAPAVRLQMGATGRHWVASEFSAAAYRVRTLELYASLGVA
- a CDS encoding polysaccharide deacetylase family protein, producing the protein MPEIARKIDGLVDRLANRLIWRFARQRRRLETDAPLVSFTFDDVPDSALDHGATILERHGARGTFYIAGGLAGQVEPDRTLISPAGCGELLARGHEIGCHTFSHRRMRDMSALGRDLDRNAAYLEGVGVATAPANFAFPYNAAWPPARPELRKRYRTCRAAGEAINRGLVDPLMLKAVEIRQPEQHARALTRWIDDVVERPGWLVFFTHDIAPSPTPYGCTPETFDHLVRHAVGKGCQVLPVDQALGRLNW
- a CDS encoding O-antigen ligase family protein — encoded protein: MSSATYSEDRSTATLVAPAGTFLFMAMFLFLWISIDPFVDLTGEAILDPSAGNSSRLNQIISLALFAGTLGFGVLHPMRNTILQPRLLLAVLFTWFLLVSVISAHPILGIKGVVLSVMMAVNASIYLLMPASERHFAKMLGIGTLIMLAVAYYGIFFKPSLAIHQAEELREPMNAGLWRGHFPHKNSAAAAMVIGAFFGFFVMNTWSRLAGIAIIALCCVFLVHTGGKTSTAMLPGILILAWLFEHARFLRIPIAVGGVGLFNLFAVGSAVFIPLGEFISRLGIDATFTNRADIWRFAFSALAEHPLLGYGFRAFWQTEELVYSGGSVETWAVAAANGHNSYLDVALMTGFPGLVLTLIWVILLPLRDISRIARDREHSHLTRLFIRIWLYTIFHAGLETLFFEGGNLIWFTFMFALYGLHLQSSAVLTVDRQPVKRSTVAHA
- a CDS encoding GumC family protein; amino-acid sequence: MYRQSEPEEQGLGLQTRYRRLRSGEGSLLDLVPTPEEEEAIVPEDRRTSFRAVNFPAPPAERQPVQPTVGEWLPRLQLIGEIGIDDVILWLRDGMRWIAIAVILCIAAALAYALMASPRYTVYTDIVVDPSNLNVVSDDVFTSNPQRDAQLLEVESKLRILTSRNVLARVIDKLQLTNDVEFVKPSPLDFLKNLLLSDQEEAADKHLAALRALTERVEARREERSFVVVMKVWSEEPEKAVVLSDAIVDAFETELFQSAAESAGRVAQNLNARLDELRRNVTEAEKKVEDFRRANGLQSTNGELVSNQLSGELNTQVLAAQQGFIQAETRYKQMSAAIAKKQTASASVFESANMTSLRQQYNALQQQIGSMQLIYGERHPRLVSARSERTTLEAAMHEEARRILERAKADFDREQSALDALRDKARAEKSNVFTDNEAQVQLRDLERDARAKAAIYETHLTRAQQITERQQIDATNVRVISRAMPPNSRTWPPRTFILLIAGGVAGLFIGVAAALTLGLWKYVRGPRPTAG
- a CDS encoding GNAT family N-acetyltransferase codes for the protein MKADLRGAQSAPAGEADPRRPAGIRAMERADVPTIGKLFNKIFRKTDCQAGEDLRRYLETVFFGSPLYTRECGSVVHENGGGDIDSAILAVPIEFLVHGRPTVARLLCAFMADGKAGAAGAARLARMMRAERQEMCFSDSSSPVSADHWVAAGGAVLPIQSLEWRRAFRPFVAGAFLASRRVPLLRSRAVIGALALADHALRWRAPSTKPSSVLGFETRPASLEEFRQCAGPMLKRFSVRPTWSRPEFDWLAAVASLNRSLGALQCRKVICERGRTVGTFLFFGKENGIANVLNVLCEEGREFDVTAEMFASLDREGYAAAVGMAQPFLMNAISRRRWLSFRHRGYFCMVTRHADLMEAALRNDIYIGGLASESWSRLLTDF
- a CDS encoding lipopolysaccharide biosynthesis protein, producing MASECATEPGRYRPFLPMLLSYIASGGSLVIGSAAQLLTFAILARWLGVQEFSVFVAVTAVANIAVHLCGLGAMECLVRRVARDRAIYPQMLGHNIILTAASGVALVLIGSAVLPFFLTLSADPLTNFAVITLMLVTNVVLVRIIVLVEQIFLAHSDFASANVVVVAFAVARTAAAALACIAFGVATVASWAVWQFVCHVLVALACIWAIRGLGRPRYTIVRDEVPQGLYFSIPFILRAVRQNADLLVLSLVATAEIVSSYSVARRMLESSYLSVEALHRLIYPGSARISAAGLHHALELVRKVLIAATAISVAAAIVVFVLAPILPYLFGKDYISLVAFVRNLCWVIVPLAIWSVAVEALGASGYHAARATVMGLGSVAGAALAAWASWYAPPAGTFVSFYVIEIAMVVAAWSVFLHFVRRDREHAGLPEVSARMVHEG